The Hordeum vulgare subsp. vulgare chromosome 4H, MorexV3_pseudomolecules_assembly, whole genome shotgun sequence genomic interval ATAGAGCAGACATAgcgtttgtggcaaagccaccgttcattatattgctgatacgtgtcatgctagatcattgcacatcctggtacactgccagaggcattcatattgagtcatagttcttcatatcgagctttcatgcgttgtaaataaataaaactgtgatgatcatcattagtagagcattgtcccgatGAGGAAAGGATGATACAGACTATGATTCCCACACAAGTCGGGAAGGGACTCCGGACAAAAAATAAAGCCCACCATACAAAAAAGACataaaaaataaatgagagaaaaagagataagggacttTGCTATTATCCTTCTCCTTCATGGTTGTCGTTCATGGAGTGGTGGATGTATCTAGGCCCAGAGGCGACGGACGAGGCGACAATGTGCGGATGAGAGGATACGATGTGGGGTTTGCCGGCGAGGCTAGTCCGATTTAATTGTTAAATTTATCGTTGCCGCTTCAATTGTAAAGCGGAAGGAGTAGGCTTCTCGGTCTCCGCGTTCGCGTTGCCTGTCAGCCGTGTGGTTGCATCAGTGTGACCATCATTCATGTAGTCATATACGCCCTGGAGCAGCAGCATGGCGTGAATGTACTGAGATGTTTTTGGCACGGGGCGCAAGGCGAGGGCTATGGATGGGTCCGAGGTGTCGGGAGTCTACATGACAGAGGTTCAGACGCCCACAAATTACCTCCATGTTTGCATCCGATCTACAAGAATTCAGACGTGGGAGTGTGTCTATGGATGGTTGATGGACGACGCTGCTGAAGGGTACAGATTGTTCGAAGAGCATGGTCCAGACATTTGCTGTAAGTTTGATGTATTGCGTCTCAGATGTCTTAATCCTCTATTCCTAAATAGATACAACCCGCTATCTAATTTTCCTAGTCATGAAACCATGACACATaagcaagtatgcatgcaagacataAATAACATCTTTTGCGTTACTCCATGTATGCAATGgcgccacatcatcaattcatgCATATTAGTCAGAAGTAATTTTTTGCATTAGAGTTCATCCTCCATATTTTGTTACAAATTACATTTTAACTATTATTTTCACTTTTTTTATACGCTCTGTATTTTATTGTTTTTAAGTTTACATTCGTTTTTattagttttagattttttttataaTAATTATTTATTCAACTTTTAGCAATGTTCTGCAGCAACGCGTGGAGAATCACCTAGTTCTCCTAGCGAGACCGGCCGAGAAGCAGGCATGCAGCAGCGAGGGAGGGATACACATACACGCGAGACATCATGGATAGACTTGACTTGCGCCATGCGCGCGCTCATGGAAAACGTCCCGTCGATCGGGCACTGCGAATAGCAACCGGACCCCGGTAATTGGCGAGCCTGACTGAGCCCCGTCAACCGTCAAGGAATCTATCTTTATCTTGTGCTACTTCTGCTCTGCCTGCCTGCCTCCCTGCCGTGTCCGTGGCCAGGACAGCGGGCGCTGAAATCCATGGTACAGCATGCACTTGATGAGTAGTGGCACTGGCAGTGACCCATTGTATTTTTCCCGCTTTTCTCCTTTTGGGAAAGATTTTCTGGTCCGGGGTCATGGTGACCGGCTTAGCTGCTTAAGAAAAAGCGCAATTGTACAAACGGGAATGGAATGTGGGGAGTTGGGTGATGAGGATTGGCCTCCACAAGGCATGCATTTCTGCCGATTCTTTGTACTACTAGCACAGAAAAACCTTCTGGTACTAGTTAAAGTTGACAAGCTCAACCTCAAAAGAGTTGgtaacaaaaacaaacacaattATTTATGAATGAATGAATGGCAAACCCAAACAGAGAATGAGGAAAGTGATGGTGAGCAATCCACCGATGCACAAAGTGGCCTTTTCCAAATCCGAGCAGCAGTATCCCTGGGTGGCGCTATAAACTCCATGCTTTATTCGACGTTTGTACGGTGAGCAGTGCCAAATATTTGCGGTAAGATCCTTTTAGGAAAAAGGGTGACCTGAGAGGGGAAACAGAGGCATGCAGCATCGTCCCTTTGCGCTGCATAAAGTTTATTCTTCGCAAAATCGCAAGACACCAAGGGCAGCTTTTCCCGCCGGGTGGTGCTTTGTAGATATCGGAGGACGGTACGCTCCCCCAGCCAGCCGCTTTATCAAAAGGAAACGCACAAAAAGGAGGTGCAAATGAGTTCGAGGCGGAAGCGGTGTGCGTGGAAATGGCAGCAAGCAACACCATTGGCCCCGCACGCTTGCATCCACTGGGGGAACAGCGCTACAGGGCTCAAAGCCGCGCCCCCTCCAACTCGCCTCAAATCATCAGGCTAGAGCCACCAACAGTGCCATTCGGCATTGGCTACGTACCACGTCCATGGACATGGATGGATGGCTGCGTGCCAACACACGTGTGAAGCACTTTTCGACTTTCATCACGCaccagtatatatatatatatatatatatatatatatattggaccTCTTATTATGCAATACGTACTGTAGTACTCCTATTTACAGAAGGCTTACTACTAGCTAGGACCAATCTTGGGTAATGGTAATAATAAGGAGAAAAATATAAATACTAAGAAGGCCAATATACATAATCATTTCCTCCTCAATACTTTCTCTCTCTTTATCAAAACCTCGCCACCGAAAAAGAAGATGGCGTGGAGATGGATCAAACAAGTCAACAGAAACAGCCTAGAGTTACCAAAACCCAGAATCAATCGACGGAGCGACCACACTAGACCTGGCCACCCCCACGGCGATCGCCATCGCCATCGCCATCGCCATCGtgcgactcctcctcctcctcgtcccccaCTCTGATGAGCGGGGCCCTCTCCGAGACGCTCTGCTCCTTTCCTTCCGCCGCCGTACAAACAGCTCCGCTGCCGCTgaagctgctgttgctgctgctctggCTGTCTCTATCAACGGCACTCGTGTCGCCATTGCTGCCGCTGGCACCGCCAGTGCTGGCCATGGACATGAGCCCTTCCTCCAGTTTCTGTAGCGCATCCTTGTCGTTCCCGCTCTCGCTGATGGGCACGTAgccgtttttgttgttcttgttaccaCCGGCATTGCTGCTAGCAGCAGTTATCGCTGTCTTGGTGGTAGCGCTTGATATGTTGGTGTTGCCTTGGGAGTTGTTGGAGGTGGTAGTAGTGGGTTTCGTCAGCTCCTTGGCGCGGGCCACCTCGACGTCCCAGTCTGTGGCGGCCACGGCGCGCGCCATCCACACCGCGCAGGCGGCCTGCGCCGCCAGGAGGCCGAGCCACAGCCCCGCGAAGCCCAGCCGCGCGCCGAAGGCCAGCGCCAACCCCACCGGCATGCCCACCAGGTAGAAGGAGGCCAGGTTGATGCGAGCGCCGCTGGCGGGCCGCGCGCTCCCGCGGAGCACCCCGCACCCGGCGGTCTGCGGGAAGTTGCCGAGCTCGCACAGCCCCGCGATCGGGAGCGCCACCGCGGTGAGCCGCAGGATCTCCGAGTCCGACGTGAACATGCGGCCCCAGTGGTTGCGGACCGACACCATGAAGGTGGAAGCGACGGCGCCGATGACGAGGCCGATGAAGAGCGCGGCGCCGGCGGCGCGGCGGGCGCCCGCCGGGCGACCCGCGCCGAGCTGGTGGCTGACGCGCGTGGACGCGCCCTGGCCGAGCGAAGAAGGGAACACGTAGACGAGCGACGTGGCCTGGATGAGGATCCCCATGGAGGCCACGGTGGCGCGCGGGTTGGGTAGAAGCCCCGATAGCACGATCATGAGCTCGTACCACCACCACTCGAGGCACACCGCTGTGGCAGTGGGAACGGCGAGGCGGAGCATGGCCCCCCAACCGCGGAGGCAGTCGGAGGTCGGACCCACCCAcgagtccctgtgggcccccgagATAGCGAGGAAGCATAGGAGCGCCAGGAGCAGGTTGAGGTCGGTGAGCGCGACGGCGAGCGCGACGCCGGCGACTCCCATGCGGAGGCGCACCACGAGGAGATAGTTGATTGGCCCGTGGAGCAGCACAGAGAAGAGGGAGCAGGCAGTGATGGGCAGCGTGAGGTTCTGCGACCGGAGGTACACCCGCAGCGGGTGCAGGACGGCGAGCACCGCCAGGTCGGCCGACGCGTACGCCGCGAACGTCTGCGCCGCGCTAGCCACGCCCTCGTCCTGGCGGAGCAGCTTGAGTATGTGGCCCGTGGAGGTGATCCACAGCAGGGAGATGGGCAGCGCCACCGCCAGGAGCAGCAGCACGGTTCGGTGGAGCGCGAGCGCCAGGAGCTTGCCGcggcgcgcgccgaaggcctggccGCAGATGGGCTCCATGCCGAGCGCCAGGCCGGAGAGCACGGAGTAGCCTGTGATGTTGGCGAAGCCCAGCGCCAGTGAGCCGCCGGCGAGCGCCAGCTCCCCGAGCTGGCCGAGGAAGAGCA includes:
- the LOC123449239 gene encoding protein DETOXIFICATION 48-like, whose amino-acid sequence is MCNTGASPPPSPPPLASFKNSSHLLHPVGDDDDSHHCGRALALSKVAGEARAIGRLSVPMAVTGLVMYSRSFISMLFLGQLGELALAGGSLALGFANITGYSVLSGLALGMEPICGQAFGARRGKLLALALHRTVLLLLAVALPISLLWITSTGHILKLLRQDEGVASAAQTFAAYASADLAVLAVLHPLRVYLRSQNLTLPITACSLFSVLLHGPINYLLVVRLRMGVAGVALAVALTDLNLLLALLCFLAISGAHRDSWVGPTSDCLRGWGAMLRLAVPTATAVCLEWWWYELMIVLSGLLPNPRATVASMGILIQATSLVYVFPSSLGQGASTRVSHQLGAGRPAGARRAAGAALFIGLVIGAVASTFMVSVRNHWGRMFTSDSEILRLTAVALPIAGLCELGNFPQTAGCGVLRGSARPASGARINLASFYLVGMPVGLALAFGARLGFAGLWLGLLAAQAACAVWMARAVAATDWDVEVARAKELTKPTTTTSNNSQGNTNISSATTKTAITAASSNAGGNKNNKNGYVPISESGNDKDALQKLEEGLMSMASTGGASGSNGDTSAVDRDSQSSSNSSFSGSGAVCTAAEGKEQSVSERAPLIRVGDEEEEESHDGDGDGDGDRRGGGQV